In Micromonospora sp. WMMA1363, a genomic segment contains:
- the atpE gene encoding ATP synthase F0 subunit C, with product MDVLAAVGGNLNTIGYGLAAIGPGIGVALVFSAYIQASARQPESAGYNRTWLVLGFALVEALALFGLVLAFAIS from the coding sequence ATGGACGTTCTTGCCGCCGTCGGAGGCAACCTCAACACCATCGGCTACGGCCTCGCCGCCATCGGCCCCGGCATCGGTGTCGCCTTGGTCTTCTCGGCCTACATCCAGGCCAGCGCCCGTCAGCCGGAGTCCGCCGGCTACAACCGCACCTGGCTGGTCCTTGGCTTCGCCCTGGTCGAGGCGCTCGCCCTGTTCGGCCTGGTGCTCGCCTTCGCGATTAGCTGA
- the atpD gene encoding F0F1 ATP synthase subunit beta, protein MTVSATAGGPAETKTAIGRVVRVIGPVVDAEFPRDAMPDLFNALHVDVTLSGGEKTLTLEVAQHLGDNVVRAISMQPTDGLVRGAEVRDTGSPITVPVGDAVKGHVFNAIGECLNLTEGETLNPDDHWQIHRKAPAFADLEPKTEMLETGIKVIDLLAPYVKGGKIGLFGGAGVGKTVLIQEMITRVARNFGGTSVFAGVGERTREGNDLIAEMTESGVIDKTALVYGQMDEPPGTRLRVALSALTMAEYFRDVQKQEVLLFIDNIFRFTQAGSEVSTLLGRMPSAVGYQPTLADEMGELQERITSVRGQAITSMQAIYVPADDYTDPAPATTFAHLDATTNLERSISDKGIYPAVDPLASSSRILAPEFVGQEHFAVATEVKRILQRYKDLQDIIAILGIEELSEEDKLTVGRARRIERFLSQNTYAAEQFTGVPGSTVSIKETIEAFKKIAEGEYDHFPEQAFFMCGGLEDLERKAKELMAQG, encoded by the coding sequence ATGACTGTTTCCGCAACTGCTGGTGGACCAGCTGAGACCAAGACGGCCATCGGTCGCGTGGTCCGGGTCATCGGTCCGGTCGTCGACGCCGAGTTCCCGCGCGACGCCATGCCGGACCTGTTCAACGCCCTGCACGTCGACGTGACCCTCTCCGGTGGCGAGAAGACGCTGACCCTCGAGGTCGCTCAGCACCTGGGCGACAACGTGGTCCGCGCCATCTCGATGCAGCCGACCGACGGTCTGGTCCGGGGCGCCGAGGTACGCGACACCGGTTCGCCGATCACGGTGCCGGTGGGCGACGCGGTCAAGGGCCACGTGTTCAACGCGATCGGCGAGTGCCTCAACCTCACCGAGGGCGAGACGCTCAACCCCGACGACCACTGGCAGATCCACCGCAAGGCACCGGCCTTCGCGGATCTAGAGCCGAAGACCGAGATGCTGGAGACCGGCATCAAGGTCATCGACCTGCTCGCCCCGTACGTGAAGGGCGGCAAGATCGGTCTGTTCGGCGGGGCCGGTGTGGGCAAGACGGTGCTCATCCAGGAGATGATCACCCGTGTGGCCCGCAACTTCGGTGGTACCTCGGTCTTCGCTGGCGTGGGTGAGCGCACCCGCGAGGGCAACGACCTGATCGCCGAGATGACCGAGTCCGGTGTCATCGACAAGACCGCGCTGGTCTACGGCCAGATGGACGAGCCGCCGGGCACCCGGCTGCGGGTCGCCCTCTCCGCGCTGACCATGGCGGAGTACTTCCGCGACGTGCAGAAGCAGGAGGTGCTGCTCTTCATCGACAACATCTTCCGCTTCACCCAGGCGGGTTCCGAGGTGTCCACCCTGCTCGGCCGCATGCCGAGCGCGGTGGGTTACCAGCCGACCCTGGCCGACGAGATGGGCGAGCTCCAGGAGCGGATCACCTCCGTCCGGGGTCAGGCGATCACCTCGATGCAGGCGATCTACGTGCCCGCCGACGACTACACCGACCCGGCGCCGGCCACCACGTTCGCCCACCTGGACGCGACCACCAACCTGGAGCGGTCGATCTCCGACAAGGGCATCTACCCGGCGGTGGACCCGCTGGCGTCCTCGTCCCGGATCCTCGCCCCGGAGTTCGTCGGCCAGGAGCACTTCGCGGTGGCCACCGAGGTGAAGCGGATCCTGCAGCGCTACAAGGACCTGCAGGACATCATCGCCATCCTGGGTATCGAGGAGCTTTCCGAGGAGGACAAGCTCACCGTCGGCCGGGCCCGGCGGATCGAGCGCTTCCTGTCGCAGAACACCTACGCCGCCGAGCAGTTCACCGGCGTGCCGGGCTCGACGGTCTCGATCAAGGAAACCATCGAGGCGTTCAAGAAGATCGCCGAGGGCGAGTACGACCACTTCCCCGAGCAGGCGTTCTTCATGTGCGGCGGGCTGGAGGACCTGGAGCGCAAGGCGAAGGAGCTGATGGCGCAGGGCTGA
- the atpB gene encoding F0F1 ATP synthase subunit A: MPAHAGLSSAEDDTVSGRLVVAQELPWPPGVGDFYPPDVAGPWVTKFTLMVWLAVGLVIIFYMAAYRNPKLVPSKGQWLAESVYGLVRDNIAREQMGNAGIRFAPYFTVLFSFILVTNIFSIVPGLQISPNSHIAFPIVLSAISYVLYLTVGIRKHGLAKYFKMSLILPGVPWPMHFLLVPIEFLQNFIVRPVTLALRLFANMFAGHLLLLVFTVGGFVLLATDNPFVQVTSVFSFAMAIVMAFFELLVAALQAYVFVTLTANYVGTSLAEEH; the protein is encoded by the coding sequence GTGCCGGCACACGCGGGTCTGTCGAGTGCGGAGGATGACACGGTGAGCGGACGGCTGGTCGTCGCCCAGGAACTTCCCTGGCCCCCCGGCGTCGGAGACTTCTACCCGCCGGACGTGGCCGGCCCGTGGGTCACGAAGTTCACCCTCATGGTCTGGCTGGCCGTCGGGCTGGTGATCATCTTCTACATGGCCGCCTACCGGAACCCGAAGCTGGTCCCCAGCAAGGGTCAGTGGCTGGCCGAGTCGGTCTACGGCCTGGTCCGGGACAACATCGCCCGGGAGCAGATGGGCAATGCCGGGATCAGGTTCGCCCCCTACTTCACGGTGCTGTTCAGCTTCATCCTGGTGACCAACATCTTCAGCATCGTGCCCGGGCTGCAGATCTCGCCGAACTCGCACATCGCCTTCCCGATCGTGCTCTCGGCAATCTCCTACGTGCTCTACCTCACCGTCGGGATCCGCAAGCACGGTCTCGCAAAATACTTCAAGATGAGCCTGATCCTGCCGGGCGTACCGTGGCCGATGCACTTCCTGCTGGTCCCGATCGAGTTCCTGCAGAACTTCATCGTCCGGCCGGTTACCCTGGCCCTCCGGCTTTTCGCCAACATGTTCGCCGGGCACCTGCTCCTGCTGGTCTTCACCGTCGGTGGCTTCGTGTTGCTGGCCACGGACAACCCCTTCGTCCAAGTGACCTCGGTCTTCTCCTTCGCGATGGCGATCGTGATGGCCTTCTTCGAGTTGCTGGTGGCCGCGCTGCAGGCATACGTCTTCGTCACCCTGACCGCCAACTACGTCGGCACCTCGCTGGCTGAGGAGCACTGA
- a CDS encoding F0F1 ATP synthase subunit B: protein MYLAAEGTHNPILPIWQEIVVGSIAFALLVFVLLKFVMPRMEAMYQARVDAIEGGLKRAEAAQAEANQLLEQYRAQLAEVRTEAARIRDDARADAEGIRQDILAKAREESDRIIAAGKEQLVAERATIVRELRTEVGTLAVDLASKIVGESLADEARRKGTVDRFLSGLESAGAR from the coding sequence ATGTATCTCGCCGCCGAAGGCACGCACAACCCGATCCTGCCGATCTGGCAGGAAATCGTCGTCGGGTCGATCGCCTTCGCCCTGCTCGTCTTCGTGCTGCTGAAGTTCGTCATGCCGCGGATGGAGGCGATGTACCAGGCGCGGGTCGACGCGATCGAGGGTGGCCTCAAACGAGCCGAGGCCGCTCAGGCCGAGGCCAACCAGCTGCTCGAGCAGTACCGGGCCCAGCTGGCCGAGGTGCGTACCGAGGCGGCGCGGATCCGCGACGACGCCCGGGCCGACGCGGAGGGCATCCGCCAGGACATCCTCGCCAAGGCGCGGGAGGAGTCCGACCGGATCATCGCCGCCGGCAAGGAGCAGCTCGTCGCCGAGCGGGCCACCATCGTGCGCGAGCTGCGCACCGAGGTCGGCACCCTGGCGGTGGACCTGGCCAGCAAGATCGTCGGTGAGTCACTCGCCGACGAGGCGCGTCGCAAGGGGACCGTCGACCGGTTCCTCAGCGGTCTCGAGAGCGCGGGGGCCCGCTGA
- a CDS encoding transglycosylase domain-containing protein translates to MTRAHLDKLMTVLLAGVLAGLVLAAAALPAALVFGVGFSALVAPYSELPNTLRMPPTAQRSTLYASDGTTLVTSFYQEDRMDVPLSGVAPVMRQAVVAAEDVRFHQHSGVDMRGVIRAFVVNRSGGTVRQGASTLTMQYVRNVLSTDPRLTERQRRAATEVSAGRKIQEMRYALALERELSKDEIIIRYLNIAYFGAGAYGVAAASKRYFAKSPADLTLAEAALLAGLVRSPHTDDPINGDAAAALRRRAYVLDQMVESGQVTAADAADAKATPLALRPSETPNDCAAIPAAHNDWSFFCDWFTRWWNSQEAFGKTLDERQLALRRGGYSIVASLDPAVQRAATEQVRRVYSTDDPYAMPTAVVQPGTGRVLALAVNRDYGVAANPAGQKNRPNTVNQLVAGGGAVQGYQAGSTFKLFTLLAALESGLPLDTEYDAPDRIRTDYPISGEGSCGGYWCPRNASLSVDGRHTMWSAFGQSVNTYFVWLIERVGADRAVEMAERLGIVFRAESDARLARHGAREWGPFTLGVSATTPLDLANAYATVAAEGTWCAPLPVVSITDAAGRPVDAAQPDCRQVVDPDVARAAADAARCPVGDRSMYRRCKGGTAESLRERLGRPVAGKTGSSEGYGTETVVAVTPQLAVAAMATNPDDPQDAVGHSVQSKMVPAVAELMSLALGEQPVRDFVPPSEAIAYDVTRARTGD, encoded by the coding sequence ATGACCCGGGCGCACCTCGACAAGCTCATGACCGTCCTGCTCGCCGGCGTCTTGGCCGGTCTCGTGCTCGCGGCCGCGGCCCTACCGGCCGCGCTGGTGTTCGGGGTCGGGTTCTCGGCGCTCGTCGCGCCCTACTCGGAGCTGCCCAACACGCTGCGGATGCCACCCACAGCGCAGCGGTCCACCCTGTACGCCAGCGACGGAACCACCCTGGTCACGTCCTTCTACCAGGAGGATCGGATGGACGTGCCGCTGTCCGGGGTGGCCCCGGTCATGCGCCAGGCCGTCGTCGCCGCCGAGGACGTCCGCTTTCACCAGCACAGCGGGGTGGACATGCGGGGCGTGATCCGGGCGTTCGTGGTCAACCGGAGCGGTGGCACGGTCCGACAGGGCGCGTCGACGCTGACCATGCAGTACGTCCGTAACGTGCTCTCCACCGATCCCCGGTTGACGGAGCGACAGCGCCGCGCCGCCACCGAGGTGAGCGCCGGCCGCAAGATCCAGGAGATGCGGTACGCGCTGGCCCTCGAGCGCGAGCTGAGCAAGGACGAGATCATCATCCGTTATCTCAACATCGCGTACTTCGGCGCCGGGGCGTACGGGGTGGCCGCCGCGAGCAAGCGCTACTTCGCGAAGTCCCCGGCCGACCTCACGTTGGCCGAGGCGGCGCTCCTCGCCGGGCTGGTCCGCTCGCCGCACACCGACGATCCGATCAACGGCGACGCCGCCGCCGCGCTGCGGCGGCGGGCGTACGTGCTGGACCAGATGGTGGAGTCGGGGCAGGTCACGGCCGCCGATGCCGCCGACGCGAAGGCAACGCCGCTCGCCCTGCGTCCGAGCGAAACACCGAACGACTGCGCGGCGATCCCCGCCGCGCACAACGACTGGAGCTTCTTCTGTGACTGGTTCACCCGTTGGTGGAACTCGCAGGAGGCGTTCGGGAAGACGCTCGACGAGCGGCAGCTCGCGTTGCGTCGGGGCGGGTACTCGATCGTGGCGTCGCTGGATCCGGCCGTGCAGCGGGCCGCCACCGAGCAGGTGCGGCGGGTCTATTCAACCGACGACCCGTACGCGATGCCGACCGCGGTGGTCCAGCCCGGCACCGGCCGGGTGCTGGCCCTGGCGGTGAACCGGGACTACGGTGTGGCGGCCAACCCGGCCGGCCAGAAGAACCGCCCGAACACGGTCAACCAGTTGGTGGCCGGGGGCGGGGCGGTCCAGGGCTACCAGGCCGGCAGCACCTTCAAGCTGTTCACCTTGTTGGCCGCTCTGGAATCCGGCCTTCCGCTCGACACCGAGTACGACGCGCCCGACCGGATCCGCACGGACTACCCGATCTCCGGCGAGGGCAGTTGTGGCGGGTACTGGTGTCCGCGCAACGCGAGCTTGTCGGTCGACGGCCGGCACACCATGTGGAGCGCGTTCGGTCAGTCGGTCAACACGTACTTCGTCTGGCTGATCGAACGGGTCGGTGCCGACCGGGCGGTGGAGATGGCCGAGCGGCTCGGCATCGTGTTCCGGGCCGAGAGCGACGCGCGGCTGGCCCGGCACGGCGCCCGCGAGTGGGGGCCGTTCACCCTCGGTGTGTCGGCGACCACGCCGTTGGACCTGGCGAACGCGTATGCCACGGTGGCGGCGGAGGGGACCTGGTGCGCGCCGCTGCCGGTGGTGTCGATCACCGACGCGGCCGGGCGTCCGGTCGACGCCGCCCAGCCGGACTGCCGCCAGGTGGTGGACCCCGACGTCGCCCGCGCGGCGGCGGACGCCGCGCGGTGTCCGGTCGGCGACCGGTCGATGTACCGGCGGTGCAAGGGGGGTACCGCGGAGTCGCTGCGTGAGCGGCTGGGGCGCCCGGTCGCCGGCAAGACCGGAAGCTCGGAGGGGTACGGCACGGAGACCGTCGTCGCGGTCACCCCGCAGCTGGCCGTCGCGGCGATGGCGACCAATCCGGATGACCCGCAGGATGCCGTCGGCCACTCGGTGCAGTCGAAGATGGTGCCCGCGGTGGCCGAGCTGATGTCGCTCGCCCTGGGTGAGCAGCCGGTCCGCGACTTCGTCCCGCCGAGCGAGGCGATCGCCTACGACGTCACCCGAGCCAGGACCGGGGACTAG
- the atpA gene encoding F0F1 ATP synthase subunit alpha gives MAELTISTEEIRGALERYVSSYSADVSREEVGTVADAGDGIAHVEGLPSTMTNELLEFEDGTLGVALNLDVREIGVVVLGDFAGIEEGQRVKRTGRVLSVPVGDAFLGRVVNALGQPIDGLGEIANEGFRELELQAPNVMARQSVSEPMQTGIKAVDAMTPIGRGQRQLIIGDRKTGKTTVALDTILNQRDNWRSGDPKKQVRCIYVAVGQKASTIASLKGVLEEAGAMEYTTIVASPASDPAGFKYLAPYTGSSIGQHWMYGGKHVLIVFDDLSKQAEAYRAVSLLLRRPPGREAYPGDVFYLHSRLLERCAKLSDEMGGGSMTGLPIIETKANDISAFIPTNVISITDGQIFLETDLFNQGVRPAINVGTSVSRVGGAAQVKPMKKVAGSLRLNLAQYRELEAFAAFASDLDKASRAQLERGSRLVELLKQPNYSPYPVQEQVVSVWAGTEGKLDDIPVGEIRRFESEFLQYLRHKHEGVLAGIADGKWDDEIIGSLDSAITDFKQLFLGKEDEQRINEAPAQPLAGEEGRETVTRFRDGTTDRPAES, from the coding sequence ATGGCCGAGCTGACCATCTCGACGGAGGAGATCCGCGGCGCCCTGGAGCGCTACGTCTCCTCCTACAGCGCCGACGTGTCCCGCGAGGAGGTCGGCACCGTCGCTGACGCCGGGGACGGCATCGCCCACGTCGAGGGTCTGCCCTCGACCATGACCAACGAGCTCCTGGAGTTCGAGGACGGCACGCTCGGCGTGGCGCTGAACCTCGACGTCCGGGAGATCGGTGTCGTCGTCCTCGGCGACTTCGCCGGGATCGAGGAGGGACAGCGCGTCAAGCGCACCGGCCGGGTGCTCTCCGTGCCGGTCGGCGACGCCTTCCTCGGCCGTGTGGTCAACGCGCTCGGCCAGCCGATCGACGGCCTCGGCGAGATCGCCAACGAGGGCTTCCGCGAGCTGGAGCTCCAGGCCCCCAACGTGATGGCCCGGCAGTCCGTCTCCGAGCCGATGCAGACCGGCATCAAGGCCGTGGACGCGATGACCCCGATCGGCCGGGGTCAGCGGCAGCTGATCATCGGTGACCGGAAGACCGGCAAGACCACGGTCGCCCTGGACACCATCCTCAACCAGCGCGACAACTGGCGCTCCGGCGACCCGAAGAAGCAGGTCCGCTGCATCTACGTCGCCGTCGGCCAGAAGGCCTCCACGATCGCCTCGCTCAAGGGTGTCCTGGAGGAGGCGGGCGCGATGGAGTACACCACCATCGTCGCCTCGCCGGCCTCCGACCCGGCCGGCTTCAAGTACCTCGCTCCGTACACCGGCTCGTCCATCGGCCAGCACTGGATGTACGGCGGTAAGCACGTCCTGATCGTCTTCGACGACCTGAGCAAGCAGGCCGAGGCGTACCGCGCCGTGTCGCTGCTGCTGCGCCGTCCGCCCGGCCGTGAGGCGTACCCGGGTGACGTCTTCTACCTGCACTCCCGGCTGCTGGAGCGCTGCGCGAAGCTGTCGGACGAGATGGGCGGCGGCTCGATGACCGGACTGCCGATCATCGAGACCAAGGCGAACGACATCTCGGCGTTCATCCCGACCAACGTCATCTCCATCACCGACGGCCAGATCTTCCTGGAGACCGACCTGTTCAACCAGGGCGTGCGGCCAGCCATCAACGTCGGCACGTCGGTTTCCCGGGTCGGTGGCGCCGCCCAGGTGAAGCCGATGAAGAAGGTGGCCGGCTCGCTGCGGCTGAACCTGGCCCAGTACCGCGAGCTGGAGGCGTTCGCCGCCTTCGCCTCCGACCTGGACAAGGCATCCCGGGCCCAGCTGGAGCGCGGTTCCCGGCTGGTCGAGCTGCTCAAGCAGCCGAACTACTCGCCGTACCCGGTGCAGGAGCAGGTCGTCTCGGTCTGGGCCGGCACCGAGGGCAAGCTGGACGACATCCCGGTCGGCGAGATCCGGCGGTTCGAGTCCGAGTTCCTCCAGTACCTGCGGCACAAGCACGAGGGCGTTCTCGCGGGCATCGCCGACGGTAAGTGGGACGACGAGATCATCGGTTCGCTCGACTCGGCGATCACCGACTTCAAGCAGCTCTTCCTCGGCAAGGAGGACGAGCAGCGGATCAACGAGGCCCCGGCCCAGCCGCTGGCGGGTGAGGAGGGCCGCGAGACGGTGACCCGGTTCCGCGACGGCACCACCGACCGTCCGGCCGAGAGCTGA
- a CDS encoding F0F1 ATP synthase subunit delta, with product MQAASRESYRIAADRLDAYVRGAEPSAVAATADDLLSVADLLRREPRLRRALSDPARSGGDRSGLLAGILGGKVGADALDLLTTLAAGRWSAPSELLDGAERLGVEALLAAADKAGDLGEVEDELFRFGQVVAGQSALSNALSDPVAPVARRAELARELLAGRARPVTVRLVEAALGGFGGRSFTGALTRLVELAADRQDRQVAYVTVAAPLGDEEERRLGARLSEMYGREVSVKQTVKPEVLGGVSVRVGSDLYDGTVLRRLNETRNALAKS from the coding sequence ATGCAGGCCGCCAGCCGGGAGTCGTACAGGATCGCGGCCGACCGCCTCGACGCGTACGTCCGCGGCGCGGAGCCGTCGGCGGTGGCCGCCACCGCCGACGACCTCCTCTCCGTCGCCGACCTGTTGCGGCGGGAGCCGCGGCTGCGCCGGGCGCTCTCCGACCCGGCCCGCTCCGGCGGGGACCGGAGCGGTCTGCTCGCCGGGATCCTCGGTGGCAAGGTCGGCGCCGACGCGCTCGACCTGCTCACCACCCTGGCCGCCGGCCGCTGGTCGGCCCCGTCGGAACTCCTCGACGGCGCCGAACGGCTCGGCGTGGAGGCGCTGCTCGCCGCCGCCGACAAGGCGGGGGACCTGGGCGAGGTCGAGGACGAGCTGTTCCGCTTCGGGCAGGTCGTCGCGGGTCAGTCGGCGCTGTCCAACGCGCTCTCCGACCCGGTCGCCCCGGTCGCCCGGCGGGCCGAGCTGGCCCGTGAGCTGTTGGCCGGCAGGGCCCGACCGGTCACCGTCCGCCTCGTCGAGGCGGCGCTCGGCGGGTTCGGGGGACGCTCCTTCACCGGGGCGCTCACCCGACTGGTCGAGCTGGCCGCTGACCGGCAGGACCGGCAGGTCGCGTACGTGACCGTGGCGGCCCCGCTGGGTGACGAGGAGGAGCGACGCCTCGGTGCCCGCCTCTCGGAGATGTACGGTCGTGAGGTTTCCGTCAAGCAGACGGTGAAGCCGGAGGTGCTCGGTGGAGTGAGCGTGCGGGTCGGCTCCGACCTGTACGACGGCACCGTGCTGCGCCGGCTCAACGAGACCCGCAACGCGCTCGCGAAGAGCTGA
- a CDS encoding F0F1 ATP synthase subunit gamma: MAAQVRVLRQRIRAAKSMKKITKAMELVATSRIAKAQARVEASLPYAQAITGVLTALASNARIDHPLLTPRERVRRAGVLLVTSDRGLAGGYSSNAIRTAESLIARLRADGKEPVLYVIGRKGVQFYRFRNRPIEANWTGFSEQPTFADARAVGQTLIAAFSAGADDVDGGPGPDGVLGIDELHIVYTEFKSLMTQTPVAKIIGPMQVEDRPRSEGVLPAYEFEPGAEALLDALLPKYINTRIYAALIESAASESAARRRAMKSATDNAEEMIEKYTREMNSARQAGITQEISEIVGGANALAASGSEV, translated from the coding sequence ATGGCCGCCCAGGTACGCGTACTTCGCCAACGGATCCGCGCGGCGAAGTCGATGAAGAAGATCACCAAGGCGATGGAGCTCGTCGCGACGAGCCGGATCGCCAAGGCCCAGGCCCGGGTGGAGGCGTCCCTGCCGTACGCCCAGGCCATCACCGGGGTACTCACGGCGCTGGCGTCCAACGCGCGGATCGACCACCCGCTGCTCACCCCGCGTGAGCGGGTCCGGCGGGCCGGTGTCCTCCTGGTCACCAGCGACCGGGGGCTGGCGGGCGGGTACAGCTCGAATGCGATCCGGACCGCGGAGTCACTGATCGCCCGGCTGCGCGCTGACGGCAAGGAGCCCGTGCTCTACGTCATCGGCCGCAAGGGCGTGCAGTTCTACCGGTTCCGGAACCGGCCGATCGAGGCGAACTGGACCGGCTTCTCGGAGCAGCCGACCTTCGCCGACGCCCGCGCGGTGGGCCAGACGCTGATCGCGGCGTTCTCGGCCGGCGCGGACGACGTCGACGGCGGGCCGGGCCCGGACGGTGTCCTCGGCATCGACGAGCTGCACATCGTGTACACCGAGTTCAAGTCCCTGATGACCCAGACACCCGTCGCGAAGATCATCGGTCCGATGCAGGTGGAGGACCGCCCACGGTCCGAGGGCGTGCTCCCGGCATACGAGTTCGAGCCGGGGGCGGAGGCACTGCTCGACGCGCTGCTGCCGAAGTACATCAACACGCGGATCTACGCGGCGTTGATCGAGTCGGCGGCGAGTGAGTCGGCGGCCCGGCGGCGGGCGATGAAGAGCGCCACCGACAACGCCGAAGAGATGATCGAGAAGTACACGCGCGAGATGAACTCGGCCCGCCAGGCCGGGATCACCCAGGAGATCAGTGAGATCGTCGGCGGCGCGAACGCGCTGGCCGCGTCGGGAAGTGAAGTGTGA